The Mucilaginibacter mallensis genome has a segment encoding these proteins:
- the frr gene encoding ribosome recycling factor: MSELVKKQVTDAKALMDKAIDHCESELQKIRAGKANPAMLDDIMVDYYGSPTPLSQVGNVNSPDARTLVVQPWEKSLLVPIEKAIKEANLGLNPQNDGVIIRINVPPLTEERRRDLVKKVKAEAETGKIAIRNIRKDANEKIRKLKTEGVSEDEMKTGEGEIQKLTDAYIIKVDHHSEAKEKDVMTV, translated from the coding sequence ATGAGCGAACTCGTTAAAAAACAGGTAACTGATGCAAAGGCTTTAATGGACAAAGCTATTGACCATTGCGAAAGCGAATTACAGAAAATACGTGCAGGTAAAGCAAACCCTGCTATGTTGGATGATATTATGGTTGATTACTACGGTAGTCCAACCCCGTTGAGTCAGGTAGGTAATGTAAACTCGCCCGATGCCCGTACCCTTGTGGTGCAGCCATGGGAAAAATCATTATTGGTGCCGATAGAGAAAGCTATTAAAGAAGCTAACTTAGGTTTAAACCCACAGAACGACGGTGTTATTATCCGTATTAACGTACCGCCGCTTACTGAAGAGCGTCGCCGCGATTTAGTTAAAAAAGTTAAGGCTGAGGCTGAAACCGGTAAAATTGCGATCCGCAATATCCGTAAAGATGCCAATGAAAAAATAAGGAAACTGAAAACCGAAGGCGTATCAGAAGATGAAATGAAAACCGGCGAAGGTGAGATCCAAAAGCTTACTGATGCCTATATCATCAAGGTTGATCACCATTCTGAAGCTAAGGAAAAAGACGTGATGACGGTGTAA
- the pyrH gene encoding UMP kinase, producing the protein MKYKRILLKLSGESLMGERQYGIDNNQVLQYAQDIKNVHDEGLEIAIVVGGGNIFRGLSAEKSGMERAQADYMGMLATVINCMAMQNALESIGVETRLQSAIKMEQICEPYIRRRAMHHLQENKIVIFGAGTGNPYFTTDTAASLRAIEIKADVVLKGTRVDGIYTADPEKDPTATRYDEITFQEVYDKGLNVMDMTAITLCQENKLPIIVFDMNKPGNFMKIAKGEAIGTLVK; encoded by the coding sequence ATGAAATATAAAAGAATCCTCCTAAAGCTGAGCGGCGAATCCCTGATGGGCGAAAGACAATACGGTATCGATAATAATCAGGTATTGCAGTACGCACAAGACATTAAAAATGTGCATGACGAAGGCCTGGAAATTGCAATTGTTGTTGGTGGAGGAAATATCTTTAGAGGCCTAAGCGCCGAAAAATCAGGTATGGAGCGCGCCCAGGCCGACTATATGGGTATGCTGGCAACAGTAATTAACTGTATGGCCATGCAAAATGCATTGGAAAGCATCGGTGTTGAAACCCGCCTGCAGTCAGCCATAAAGATGGAGCAGATCTGCGAGCCGTACATCCGCCGCAGGGCAATGCACCACTTACAAGAAAATAAGATCGTTATTTTCGGTGCTGGAACCGGTAACCCATATTTTACTACCGATACTGCCGCATCTCTTCGCGCTATTGAAATTAAGGCCGATGTGGTTTTAAAAGGTACCCGCGTTGACGGCATCTACACCGCCGACCCTGAGAAGGACCCAACAGCAACCCGTTACGACGAGATTACTTTCCAGGAAGTATACGACAAAGGCCTTAACGTAATGGACATGACAGCCATCACCCTTTGCCAGGAAAATAAACTCCCAATCATCGTTTTCGATATGAACAAACCAGGTAATTTCATGAAAATTGCCAAAGGTGAAGCTATCGGAACGTTGGTTAAATAA
- the nagA gene encoding N-acetylglucosamine-6-phosphate deacetylase: protein MITAYHNLQLISDGSIARSKAVLVDGTQIVNIIDETAIPQDANKIDLSGAFLAPGLIDLQIYGSGGKLFAGTPEVAALERMEDDLLSQGTIGFFATIGTNNDDIVEKGIETAKTYRATCKGNFLGVHLEGPFLNPIKKGAHPEKFIKKATLELVQKWIEQADGVITMMTIAPELQDAEVVDYLNDHGVILSSGHSNATYQQGKTFLNNPIKAVTHLFNAMPQMHHREPGYIPAIFEERPYTSVVADGVHVDFAMIRLAKRELGDKLFLITDAVTAATEGTYQHRFEKDRYVMPDGTLSGSCLTMLKAVQNCVEHVGINLAEAINMASLYPAQLASLTKKGKIEAGYDADMIVFDENFEVQGTVFKGDYLTK, encoded by the coding sequence ATGATAACAGCCTACCATAACCTCCAGCTTATTTCTGATGGCTCCATAGCCCGGAGCAAAGCCGTTTTAGTTGACGGTACCCAGATCGTAAATATTATTGATGAAACTGCCATCCCGCAGGATGCAAACAAAATTGATCTTAGTGGTGCTTTCCTGGCGCCGGGATTGATAGACCTGCAAATTTATGGCAGTGGCGGCAAGCTATTCGCCGGTACACCCGAAGTTGCTGCTTTGGAGCGGATGGAAGATGATCTGCTGAGCCAGGGAACAATCGGCTTTTTTGCTACTATCGGCACTAATAACGATGATATTGTTGAAAAAGGTATTGAGACCGCCAAAACTTATCGCGCAACCTGTAAAGGCAACTTTTTAGGTGTGCATTTGGAAGGTCCGTTCCTGAACCCAATCAAGAAAGGTGCTCATCCCGAAAAGTTCATCAAAAAAGCCACGCTTGAACTGGTACAGAAATGGATTGAGCAGGCAGATGGCGTAATCACTATGATGACCATTGCGCCCGAACTACAGGATGCAGAAGTTGTTGATTATTTAAATGATCATGGGGTGATCTTATCATCCGGCCATAGTAATGCTACTTATCAGCAAGGAAAAACTTTTTTGAATAACCCAATAAAGGCGGTAACGCATTTATTTAATGCCATGCCGCAGATGCATCATCGCGAGCCTGGCTATATCCCTGCCATTTTTGAAGAAAGACCATACACCAGCGTAGTCGCCGATGGCGTGCACGTTGATTTTGCCATGATCCGTTTAGCAAAGCGCGAACTGGGCGATAAGTTATTTCTAATCACTGACGCCGTTACCGCTGCAACTGAAGGTACTTATCAGCACAGGTTTGAAAAAGACCGCTATGTAATGCCTGACGGGACTTTATCGGGCTCATGCCTTACCATGTTAAAGGCCGTACAAAATTGTGTGGAGCATGTAGGTATTAATTTGGCCGAAGCTATAAACATGGCTTCATTATATCCTGCACAACTTGCTTCTTTAACCAAAAAGGGGAAAATCGAAGCGGGTTATGATGCGGATATGATTGTTTTCGACGAGAACTTTGAGGTGCAGGGCACCGTATTCAAAGGCGATTATTTAACAAAATAG
- the tsf gene encoding translation elongation factor Ts — protein MSTLQISAADVNKLRQQTGAGMMDCKKALTETNGDFEAAIDFLRKKGAKVAASRQDRESNEGVVIARTSADGKRGVIIELNCETDFVAKNAEFVAFANAIANVAVENAPASIEELGQLQIEGVSIAEAIVDRTGKIGEKIGVSKYEVVDGEKVIAYIHGNFRLGVLVALSANVAGADEAGKDVAMQIAAMNPVALDKDGVDSTTIERELEIAKEQIRAEGKPEDMVEKIAAGKLNKFYKDSTLLNQEFVKDPSKNVAQFLSTVEKGLTVTAFKRVALGA, from the coding sequence ATGTCTACATTACAAATATCTGCAGCCGATGTGAACAAACTGCGCCAGCAAACTGGTGCCGGTATGATGGATTGCAAAAAAGCTTTAACCGAAACTAACGGTGACTTTGAAGCTGCTATTGATTTTTTACGTAAAAAAGGCGCTAAAGTAGCTGCCAGCCGTCAGGACAGGGAATCAAACGAAGGTGTTGTTATAGCACGTACTTCTGCAGATGGAAAACGCGGTGTAATTATTGAATTAAACTGCGAAACTGATTTCGTGGCTAAAAATGCTGAGTTTGTTGCTTTTGCTAACGCGATTGCTAACGTAGCAGTAGAAAACGCACCTGCTTCAATTGAAGAATTAGGTCAGTTACAAATTGAAGGTGTTTCAATAGCTGAAGCTATTGTTGACCGTACAGGTAAAATAGGTGAAAAAATAGGTGTATCTAAATATGAAGTTGTTGATGGCGAAAAAGTTATCGCTTACATACATGGTAACTTCCGTTTAGGTGTATTAGTTGCTTTAAGCGCTAACGTTGCCGGTGCTGATGAAGCAGGTAAAGACGTTGCTATGCAAATTGCAGCTATGAACCCAGTTGCTTTAGATAAAGACGGTGTTGACTCTACAACTATCGAGCGTGAGCTTGAGATTGCTAAAGAGCAGATTCGCGCTGAAGGCAAACCAGAAGATATGGTTGAAAAGATCGCTGCTGGTAAGCTTAACAAATTCTACAAAGATTCAACTTTACTAAACCAGGAGTTTGTAAAGGACCCATCTAAAAACGTTGCTCAGTTTTTGAGCACTGTTGAAAAAGGTTTAACAGTTACCGCGTTTAAGCGGGTAGCTTTAGGAGCTTAA
- the rpsB gene encoding 30S ribosomal protein S2: protein MARTTYDELLDAGVHFGHLTRKWDPKMSQYIFMERNGIHIIDLNKTLTKVEEAAAAIKQIVKSGRKVLFVATKKQAKDIVAEYAKGVNMPFITERWLGGMLTNFATVRKSIKKMSNIDKLTKDGTYSNLSKKERLMIQRERIKLETLLGGIADLNRLPAALFLIDVKKEHIAVSEALKLNIPTFAMVDTNSDPSNIDFPIPANDDATKSISLITGIIIKAIEEGLDERKREKEDEAEKEAAAAKAKADAPEAVTPDRGESGKRSRKTTATTAEVAEAAAETGTEPAETE from the coding sequence ATGGCAAGAACAACATACGACGAGTTACTGGACGCTGGTGTACACTTTGGTCACCTTACCCGCAAATGGGATCCGAAAATGTCACAGTACATTTTCATGGAGCGCAACGGTATCCATATTATCGACTTAAACAAAACCTTAACTAAGGTTGAAGAAGCTGCTGCAGCTATAAAACAAATTGTAAAATCAGGCCGTAAGGTATTATTCGTAGCTACAAAGAAACAAGCGAAAGATATCGTGGCTGAATATGCAAAAGGTGTAAACATGCCTTTCATAACCGAACGTTGGTTAGGTGGTATGTTAACTAACTTTGCTACTGTTCGCAAGTCAATCAAAAAGATGTCAAACATCGATAAATTGACTAAAGACGGTACTTACAGCAACCTTTCTAAAAAAGAAAGACTGATGATACAACGTGAGCGTATCAAATTAGAAACATTATTAGGTGGTATCGCGGATCTTAACCGTTTACCGGCTGCATTGTTCCTGATCGACGTTAAGAAAGAGCACATCGCGGTTTCAGAAGCATTAAAGTTAAACATCCCAACCTTTGCAATGGTTGATACCAACTCTGATCCTTCAAACATCGATTTCCCTATCCCAGCGAATGACGATGCTACCAAATCAATTTCATTGATCACCGGTATCATTATCAAAGCTATCGAAGAAGGTTTAGACGAGCGTAAACGCGAGAAAGAAGATGAAGCTGAAAAAGAAGCAGCAGCAGCGAAAGCTAAAGCTGATGCTCCTGAAGCAGTAACACCTGACAGAGGCGAAAGCGGAAAAAGAAGCCGCAAAACAACAGCAACTACTGCTGAAGTTGCCGAAGCTGCTGCCGAAACCGGTACTGAACCAGCTGAAACAGAATAA
- the rpsI gene encoding 30S ribosomal protein S9, translated as MPTTTNTSGRRKTAVARIYLTDGSGAIIVNGKDYKEYFPTLPLQYIVTQSTEVSGSTGKFDVKVNVAGGGVKGQAEAVRLAIAKAIVELDPEKKPSLRAKGIMTRDDRMVERKKPGRKKARKRFQFSKR; from the coding sequence ATGCCAACAACAACTAACACTTCGGGCAGAAGAAAAACAGCAGTTGCACGCATCTACCTAACAGATGGCAGCGGCGCAATTATCGTAAACGGTAAAGATTACAAAGAGTACTTCCCTACATTGCCATTACAATACATCGTTACTCAGAGCACTGAGGTTTCTGGTTCAACCGGAAAATTTGATGTAAAAGTAAATGTTGCAGGTGGTGGTGTAAAAGGACAGGCTGAGGCCGTTCGTTTAGCTATCGCGAAAGCAATTGTTGAACTTGATCCTGAAAAGAAACCTTCACTGCGCGCTAAAGGTATAATGACACGTGATGACCGTATGGTTGAGCGTAAAAAACCAGGACGCAAGAAAGCACGTAAGAGATTCCAATTCAGTAAACGCTAA
- the rplM gene encoding 50S ribosomal protein L13, which produces MNTLSYKTVSANKKTVNKQWVVIDAQGEILGRLSTKIAMIIRGKTKPDFTPNVDCGDNVIVINADKVKLTGNKFSEKQYVSYTGYPGGQRFISPKELMAKHPTRVIEKAVRGMLPKSRLGKALFGNLHVYAGAEHPHAAQNPTTI; this is translated from the coding sequence GTGAATACGTTAAGTTACAAAACTGTCTCAGCCAACAAAAAAACCGTCAACAAACAATGGGTTGTTATTGACGCACAAGGCGAGATTTTGGGGCGCTTGTCCACTAAGATCGCAATGATCATCAGAGGGAAAACCAAGCCGGATTTTACCCCAAACGTAGACTGTGGTGATAATGTAATAGTTATCAACGCAGACAAGGTAAAGTTGACCGGAAACAAATTCAGCGAAAAGCAGTATGTTTCTTACACTGGTTATCCAGGTGGTCAGCGTTTCATTTCTCCTAAGGAGTTAATGGCAAAACATCCAACACGCGTAATTGAAAAAGCCGTGCGTGGTATGTTACCTAAAAGTCGTTTGGGCAAGGCATTGTTTGGCAATTTGCATGTATATGCAGGCGCTGAGCACCCTCATGCAGCACAAAACCCAACTACCATTTAA
- a CDS encoding transposase translates to MQGKKHYQEKLFTNFQLSDRVPADNIYRKLKEILDLQFLYVATAKYYGKDGQKSIDPIVFFKLLLVGYLENQPSDRRIINMASMRLDILYFIGYDVDEELPWHSTLSRTRQLYDEDIFNQLFKQVLKQCIDKGMLTGKRQAIDSVYVKANAAMDSIKEKAILDDALAFTSQLKEDKSDNDSPQHPDQPGVAPQKRSNANRVSTTDPDARMSVKPGKITRLNYLSQLSVDTSSYIITSIGAYHADKKDCQCLDSVLDTIDNNLKEYGLAAEEIIADTNYSSSSVLESLISRGINGYIPNTGTYKQEREGFTYDSENDRYICDQGNTLKFIGYKNHHGVSKTYMSKRSDCKNCPVRTQCIGTSTYKTLTNSLKRPLFDEMHQRMNANYGSK, encoded by the coding sequence ATGCAAGGAAAGAAACATTATCAGGAAAAACTCTTCACCAATTTCCAGTTATCTGACCGTGTTCCTGCGGATAATATATATAGGAAATTAAAAGAGATATTAGATCTGCAATTCTTATATGTTGCTACTGCAAAGTACTACGGGAAAGACGGGCAAAAAAGTATTGACCCGATTGTTTTCTTTAAGCTATTACTTGTTGGCTATTTAGAAAATCAACCAAGCGACAGGCGAATTATTAATATGGCTTCTATGCGCCTGGATATTCTGTATTTTATCGGTTATGATGTTGATGAAGAGTTACCATGGCACTCTACGTTGAGCCGTACACGTCAGCTTTATGATGAAGATATATTTAATCAATTATTTAAGCAGGTACTAAAGCAGTGCATCGACAAAGGTATGTTAACCGGTAAAAGACAGGCTATTGATAGTGTCTATGTGAAGGCTAATGCAGCAATGGATAGCATTAAGGAAAAAGCTATTTTAGATGATGCTTTGGCATTTACCAGCCAATTGAAAGAAGATAAATCAGATAATGATAGTCCACAGCATCCCGACCAGCCGGGTGTGGCACCCCAAAAGCGGAGTAATGCTAACCGGGTCAGTACTACTGATCCCGATGCAAGGATGTCGGTAAAGCCTGGCAAAATAACAAGGCTTAATTATCTTAGCCAATTGAGCGTCGATACTTCCAGCTATATTATTACAAGTATTGGGGCTTACCATGCCGATAAGAAAGATTGTCAATGCCTTGATTCAGTACTTGATACAATTGATAATAACCTAAAAGAGTATGGTTTAGCGGCTGAAGAAATCATTGCCGATACAAATTACAGCAGTTCATCGGTGTTGGAAAGCCTAATATCAAGAGGCATTAATGGCTACATTCCTAATACAGGAACCTATAAACAAGAGCGGGAAGGATTTACCTATGATTCGGAAAATGACCGTTACATATGCGATCAGGGAAATACTTTAAAGTTCATCGGTTACAAGAACCACCATGGCGTTTCAAAAACCTACATGAGCAAACGGTCTGACTGTAAAAATTGCCCTGTACGTACCCAATGTATTGGCACATCAACCTATAAAACATTAACCAATTCTTTGAAACGCCCCTTGTTTGACGAAATGCACCAACGTATGAATGCAAACTACGGTAGCAAATGA
- a CDS encoding MaoC family dehydratase produces the protein MIIIKNYGEFESYLGKELGTSGWHTVTQEQINEFAHATIDHQWIHTDPERAAIESPFKATIAHGYLMVSLLPYFWHQIADVQNLKMQINYGIEGLRFSQPVIVNSQVRLKARLAAIVNLRGVTKATIGVEMEIDGQKKPAYVGEVVFLYHFLD, from the coding sequence ATGATCATCATTAAAAACTACGGCGAATTTGAGTCCTATCTAGGTAAGGAGCTCGGTACTTCAGGCTGGCACACCGTTACCCAGGAACAAATAAACGAATTTGCCCATGCCACAATTGATCATCAATGGATCCATACCGACCCTGAGCGCGCCGCCATTGAAAGCCCGTTTAAGGCAACCATAGCGCACGGTTATTTAATGGTATCGCTGCTGCCCTACTTTTGGCACCAGATTGCTGATGTGCAGAACCTGAAAATGCAGATCAATTACGGAATTGAAGGCCTAAGATTTTCACAACCGGTAATAGTAAACAGCCAGGTACGCCTTAAAGCCAGGCTTGCAGCCATAGTAAATTTAAGAGGTGTTACCAAAGCCACCATAGGCGTTGAAATGGAGATAGACGGCCAAAAGAAACCAGCCTATGTAGGCGAGGTAGTTTTTTTATATCACTTTTTGGATTAG
- a CDS encoding DUF5808 domain-containing protein, which yields MNEFDKNNYELWKWGIFYYNPKDPNIMVEKRSGLGWTFNFGHNVSFVVMGIILLTIIGSVLVSAGILKV from the coding sequence ATGAATGAGTTTGACAAAAATAATTACGAGTTGTGGAAGTGGGGGATATTTTACTACAACCCCAAAGACCCGAATATTATGGTTGAAAAGCGCAGCGGCTTAGGATGGACGTTCAACTTTGGGCATAATGTATCCTTTGTAGTGATGGGGATTATTCTGCTTACTATAATAGGTAGCGTGCTGGTGAGTGCCGGCATTTTGAAAGTTTAG